Proteins encoded within one genomic window of Verrucomicrobiota bacterium:
- a CDS encoding class I SAM-dependent methyltransferase, giving the protein METVIQLLRKVPFLVRINHAYYSLKRSLELAVSNFMYRREIGEIRRLGQFAPNTSGYYQGLEKTIHDLTLLSATQLFPTLASIADRFREAPLTPITAEQFCKDLGAEEEAATLKKVFDSYGCDKSRNHDYHFVYGAVLKNLEKIDSMLEIGLGTTNTDVVSNMGKIWVPGNSLRAFREYLPGTLIYGADVDKRILFEEELIKTYFVDQTDATTITELGEKMPGKLDLIIDDGLHAPNANVAVLAFAFKKLKAGGWVVIEDISEEAAPIWKVVSALLPAQYASYLIQAKGGMVFAVQMPL; this is encoded by the coding sequence ATGGAAACAGTCATTCAATTACTTAGGAAGGTTCCGTTCCTTGTCAGGATCAACCATGCTTATTACTCCCTAAAGAGGAGTCTGGAACTTGCGGTCAGTAATTTCATGTATAGGCGGGAGATCGGTGAGATCAGAAGGCTCGGGCAGTTTGCCCCCAATACTTCGGGTTATTATCAGGGATTAGAAAAAACCATCCATGATCTGACGTTGCTATCAGCCACTCAGCTTTTTCCAACGCTGGCGTCAATCGCCGATCGTTTCAGAGAAGCGCCGCTCACTCCCATCACGGCGGAACAGTTCTGCAAAGACCTTGGGGCCGAGGAGGAGGCTGCTACACTGAAGAAGGTCTTCGACTCCTATGGCTGCGACAAGTCACGAAACCACGACTACCACTTTGTCTATGGTGCGGTGCTGAAGAATCTCGAGAAGATCGATTCGATGCTCGAGATTGGCCTAGGAACGACCAATACTGATGTCGTCTCTAATATGGGCAAGATCTGGGTGCCCGGAAATTCCCTGCGTGCCTTCCGTGAGTATCTTCCCGGCACCCTCATCTATGGGGCCGACGTCGACAAGAGGATTCTGTTTGAAGAAGAACTTATCAAAACCTACTTCGTCGACCAGACGGATGCTACCACGATCACGGAACTCGGTGAGAAGATGCCCGGCAAGCTAGATCTGATTATCGATGACGGACTGCATGCCCCTAATGCCAACGTGGCGGTTCTCGCCTTTGCATTTAAAAAACTCAAGGCTGGAGGGTGGGTGGTGATCGAGGATATTTCCGAAGAAGCCGCTCCTATCTGGAAGGTGGTGAGCGCCCTGCTCCCAGCCCAGTATGCTTCCTATCTGATTCAGGCCAAGGGGGGCATGGTCTTTGCTGTGCAAATGCCGCTGTGA